The Nitrospira tepida genome includes a window with the following:
- a CDS encoding tetratricopeptide repeat protein gives MLRLLFSIFLFTVVFLFYGYFRELNPGTITIRTSPTVSLELSPVTLVLLSMAVGVLIVTVIVGIRETTHLIGAWRSTRLQRRHEKVTALHQEGMQAFLSRRLGDAKVIFQKALAIDSHRIETLLWLGNLYRAEHNFVEAIRLHQTAHRVEPRNIEVLLELATDLEGAKRYEDALQALQDILRIDSDHLTALIRKRDLLIRLEKWSEALEIQHRLVKANLPAADAQAASDLLVGCMYEVGRQFLERGHPEKARRYFRGAIKKDRRFLPAYIGLGEILLHEGKIKNAVEILEKVYAKTKSIIILHRLEELHLELGEPAEIIRVYQTAIQRDPQNPVLQFYLGKLYYRLEMVDDAYDLLSALEGPHDQLADYHKIMANLHLRKHHMEEAVLELKKALGFRKRVVVPYRCLHCQAESREWSGRCRACGQWNSFVALPWLGSPAQASDQEASQPAPRPTYQGVASPFETV, from the coding sequence ATGTTGCGGTTGCTGTTCTCGATCTTCCTGTTTACGGTCGTCTTCCTGTTTTACGGCTATTTTCGCGAGCTGAATCCCGGCACCATCACCATCCGCACCAGCCCTACCGTCTCCCTCGAACTCAGCCCGGTGACGCTCGTCCTGTTGTCGATGGCCGTGGGGGTATTGATCGTGACCGTCATCGTGGGGATTCGCGAAACCACGCACCTGATCGGAGCCTGGCGCAGCACGAGGCTCCAGCGCCGGCATGAGAAGGTGACTGCCCTGCACCAAGAGGGCATGCAGGCCTTCCTGTCGCGCCGGCTCGGCGACGCCAAGGTGATTTTTCAAAAGGCGCTGGCCATCGATTCCCATCGAATTGAAACCTTGTTGTGGCTCGGCAACCTGTACCGAGCCGAACACAACTTCGTCGAGGCGATCCGATTGCACCAGACCGCCCATCGAGTCGAACCTCGCAATATCGAGGTGCTCCTCGAACTCGCCACGGACCTGGAGGGCGCCAAACGGTACGAAGACGCCTTACAGGCGCTGCAGGACATTCTGCGGATCGACTCCGACCATCTCACCGCCCTGATCCGCAAGCGGGACCTGCTTATTCGGCTGGAAAAATGGAGCGAGGCCCTGGAAATTCAACACCGGCTGGTCAAGGCCAATCTGCCGGCGGCCGACGCCCAGGCCGCGTCGGACCTCCTGGTCGGCTGCATGTACGAGGTCGGCCGGCAATTTCTCGAGCGGGGCCATCCCGAAAAAGCCCGCCGTTACTTCCGAGGCGCCATCAAGAAAGACCGGCGCTTTCTGCCGGCCTATATCGGCCTCGGAGAAATTCTGCTACATGAAGGCAAGATCAAGAACGCCGTGGAGATCCTGGAGAAGGTCTATGCGAAGACCAAGAGCATCATCATTCTCCATCGGCTGGAAGAGCTGCATTTGGAACTCGGCGAACCGGCGGAGATCATCCGCGTCTATCAGACCGCGATTCAACGCGATCCCCAGAATCCCGTCCTGCAGTTCTACCTGGGGAAGCTGTACTATCGTCTGGAGATGGTCGATGATGCCTATGACCTACTGAGCGCTCTTGAAGGGCCTCACGACCAATTGGCCGACTACCATAAGATCATGGCCAACCTGCATCTCCGCAAGCACCATATGGAAGAAGCCGTGCTCGAGCTCAAGAAGGCGCTCGGATTCCGGAAACGGGTCGTGGTCCCCTACCGGTGCCTGCATTGCCAAGCGGAATCCAGAGAATGGTCCGGGCGCTGCCGCGCCTGCGGCCAGTGGAACTCCTTCGTGGCCCTGCCCTGGCTGGGGTCGCCGGCACAGGCATCCGATCAGGAAGCCTCGCAACCGGCGCCCCGCCCGACCTACCAAGGTGTTGCATCGCCGTTTGAAACCGTGTAG
- the rsfS gene encoding ribosome silencing factor, whose amino-acid sequence MYSARGCIGRTIISLDSKAKALAIARASLDKKATDVLVLHVAALTSVADYLVICSGESERQVRAIADSIDGTLSAQRHPPLSMEGASSAKWILMDFGDVVVHIFHSAVRDHYGLERLWSDAKRVRIPSTISPPKPAERPRPARSRSSGLSRGA is encoded by the coding sequence ATATACTCCGCAAGGGGTTGTATCGGGAGAACCATCATCTCGCTGGATTCAAAAGCTAAAGCACTGGCCATCGCACGGGCATCGCTGGACAAGAAAGCCACCGATGTGCTCGTCCTGCATGTGGCCGCACTGACCTCGGTCGCCGATTATCTCGTCATCTGTTCCGGTGAATCTGAACGGCAAGTCCGCGCCATCGCGGACAGCATCGACGGGACCCTGTCCGCGCAGCGCCATCCGCCCCTCAGCATGGAGGGCGCATCCTCGGCAAAATGGATTCTCATGGACTTCGGCGATGTCGTGGTTCATATTTTCCACAGCGCGGTCCGCGACCACTACGGACTGGAACGCTTGTGGTCGGACGCCAAGCGCGTGCGCATTCCCAGCACAATATCGCCTCCTAAGCCTGCGGAACGTCCGCGGCCGGCACGTTCTCGATCATCCGGGCTCAGCCGTGGAGCCTAA
- the nadD gene encoding nicotinate-nucleotide adenylyltransferase yields MPLARTTTPTGQSPRKIGLLGGTFNPIHRCHLTLAHDVRQRLNLDQILFIPTGDPPHKHAVDLAPAEDRLAMVTLALEGEPGLAVSDLEIRRPGISYSIDTVTLLQQEWGASAELYFLVGLDAFLDLSTWRRAGDLLSSCHFVVVSRAGASFTELSRVELLPPLDNVALRDLESSRTDSLVFELPAARRLFLLAIPPCLVSATLIRERIRLGAGLDGLLPAQVESYILRKGLYRENHHLAGFKS; encoded by the coding sequence ATGCCCCTCGCAAGAACCACGACTCCAACTGGCCAATCACCCAGGAAGATCGGCCTGCTCGGCGGCACATTCAACCCCATTCACCGCTGCCACCTCACGCTCGCCCACGACGTGCGCCAGCGGCTGAATCTCGACCAGATTCTCTTCATTCCGACCGGCGATCCCCCTCACAAGCATGCCGTTGATCTGGCCCCGGCCGAGGACCGACTTGCCATGGTGACGCTGGCCCTGGAGGGAGAACCGGGTTTAGCGGTTTCGGACCTCGAAATCCGGCGACCGGGCATTTCCTATTCGATCGACACGGTGACGCTGCTGCAACAGGAATGGGGAGCGAGCGCGGAACTGTATTTTCTTGTCGGCCTGGATGCCTTTCTGGATTTGTCCACTTGGCGGCGCGCCGGCGACCTGCTCTCCTCCTGTCACTTTGTCGTCGTCTCGCGGGCAGGCGCCTCCTTCACCGAGCTGTCTCGCGTGGAGTTGCTGCCGCCCCTCGACAACGTGGCGCTCCGTGACCTCGAGAGCAGCCGCACGGATTCGCTGGTGTTCGAGTTGCCGGCGGCACGGCGGCTATTCCTGCTCGCCATCCCCCCTTGTTTAGTCTCGGCCACGTTGATTCGCGAGCGGATTCGGCTCGGGGCCGGCCTCGACGGTCTCTTGCCCGCCCAAGTCGAATCCTATATACTCCGCAAGGGGTTGTATCGGGAGAACCATCATCTCGCTGGATTCAAAAGCTAA
- the proB gene encoding glutamate 5-kinase → MREQLLKDVSRLVVKIGSSLIASRNLGLREDRIERLTAEISAIKQEGREVLIVTSGAIVSGLTKLGLTSSPKQLPVKQAAAAVGQSRLMWAYEKAFERFGQKVAQVLLTHQDLADRRRFLNARHTLTALLEFGVIPIINENDTVAVDEIRFGDNDTLGGEVAHLVDAGLLVILSDVDGLFTADPRKHPHATLIPLVEKVTDEIQQLAGDSATLEGTGGMITKVGTAKKIAAYGVGTLLLNGEQPGLLQSVLHGSQGGTLFLPQPRRLASRKHWIAFTLRSKGRLTLDDGAVQALVERGKSLLASGIIDIDGNFQAGDAVSCMTRDGRECAKGLVNFSAEALSRIKGLKTADIRERYGQQEYEEVIHRDNLVLLD, encoded by the coding sequence GTGCGCGAGCAACTACTGAAAGACGTCTCCCGGCTGGTCGTGAAGATCGGGAGCAGCCTGATCGCGTCCCGCAATCTGGGCCTGCGCGAGGACCGGATCGAGCGTTTGACGGCCGAGATTAGCGCGATCAAGCAGGAAGGCCGCGAGGTGCTGATCGTAACCTCTGGTGCGATCGTGTCGGGCCTGACCAAGCTGGGGCTGACCTCGTCCCCGAAGCAGTTGCCGGTCAAACAAGCCGCCGCCGCAGTCGGACAGAGCCGGCTGATGTGGGCTTATGAGAAGGCGTTCGAGCGATTCGGCCAAAAGGTCGCGCAGGTGCTCCTGACGCACCAGGATCTGGCCGATCGGCGCCGGTTCTTGAACGCGAGACATACGCTCACGGCGCTTCTCGAATTCGGCGTGATCCCGATCATCAACGAGAACGATACCGTCGCCGTGGACGAGATCCGCTTCGGCGACAACGACACGCTGGGAGGAGAAGTGGCCCATCTGGTCGATGCCGGCCTCCTGGTCATCCTGTCGGATGTGGACGGCCTGTTCACGGCCGATCCCCGCAAGCACCCGCATGCGACCTTGATTCCGCTGGTCGAGAAGGTCACGGACGAGATCCAACAGTTGGCCGGCGACTCGGCGACCCTGGAAGGAACCGGAGGGATGATCACCAAGGTCGGCACGGCCAAGAAAATCGCCGCCTACGGCGTCGGCACGCTCCTGCTGAACGGCGAGCAACCGGGGCTGTTGCAGTCCGTCCTTCACGGCTCCCAGGGCGGCACACTGTTCTTGCCGCAACCTCGCCGGCTGGCAAGCCGGAAACATTGGATCGCCTTTACCCTGCGGTCCAAGGGACGCCTGACGTTGGATGACGGCGCCGTCCAGGCCTTGGTCGAGCGGGGGAAGAGCCTGCTAGCTTCGGGCATCATCGACATTGACGGCAACTTCCAGGCCGGCGACGCCGTCTCCTGCATGACACGCGACGGGCGGGAATGTGCCAAGGGGCTGGTGAATTTCTCCGCCGAGGCGCTGTCGCGCATCAAGGGCCTCAAAACCGCCGACATCCGGGAGCGGTATGGGCAACAGGAATACGAGGAAGTCATCCACCGGGACAACCTGGTCCTGCTCGACTAG
- the obgE gene encoding GTPase ObgE codes for MFVDQVRIFVKAGSGGNGACSFRREKYVPRGGPDGGDGGNGGSVILQPSHRLTTLLDLRYQQEYRAEPGRPGEGSNRHGKTAPDVVISVPVGTLVMDDESGEVLADLTDENHTYVAARGGRGGRGNAQFATSTNQTPTHCQPGQPGEERWLRLELKLLADVGLVGLPNAGKSTLIAAVSAARPKIADYPFTTLIPNLGVVQWDEEHNFVVADIPGLIEGAHEGKGLGHQFLRHVERTSLLLYLVDISEWATDDPVETFLTLRREIETYDRTLKKRPFAVAATKMDIQGDGRRLDDLRTFCKKRRIRLFPISAATREGLEELIRFLGKQVLSLRQTPCASNY; via the coding sequence ATGTTCGTCGACCAGGTACGAATCTTCGTGAAGGCAGGGTCCGGAGGAAACGGCGCCTGCAGCTTCCGCCGGGAAAAGTACGTTCCCCGGGGCGGCCCCGACGGGGGCGACGGAGGCAACGGCGGGTCCGTGATTCTCCAGCCGTCCCATCGCCTCACGACCCTGCTCGACCTGCGTTATCAACAGGAGTATCGGGCCGAGCCGGGAAGGCCTGGCGAGGGCTCAAACCGGCATGGCAAGACGGCGCCGGATGTCGTGATTTCCGTCCCGGTCGGGACCCTGGTCATGGATGACGAGTCCGGAGAGGTCCTCGCCGACCTCACAGACGAGAACCACACCTACGTGGCCGCCCGCGGGGGACGCGGCGGGCGGGGCAACGCGCAATTCGCGACCTCGACCAACCAAACTCCGACCCACTGCCAGCCGGGACAGCCTGGCGAGGAACGTTGGCTGCGCCTTGAGCTGAAATTGCTGGCCGATGTCGGATTGGTGGGGCTCCCCAACGCGGGCAAGTCCACCTTGATCGCGGCCGTGTCAGCGGCCAGGCCCAAAATTGCGGACTACCCCTTCACAACCCTGATCCCGAACCTCGGCGTCGTCCAGTGGGATGAAGAGCACAACTTCGTCGTCGCCGACATTCCCGGTCTGATCGAGGGAGCGCATGAGGGGAAAGGATTGGGCCATCAATTCCTCCGGCATGTCGAACGGACCTCCCTGCTTCTCTATCTCGTCGATATCTCCGAATGGGCGACTGACGATCCGGTAGAGACTTTTCTGACCCTCCGCCGCGAGATCGAAACCTACGACCGGACCTTGAAGAAGCGCCCCTTCGCGGTCGCCGCCACCAAGATGGATATCCAAGGCGACGGCCGCCGTCTCGACGACCTCCGAACCTTCTGCAAGAAGCGGCGTATCCGCCTCTTCCCGATTTCGGCCGCCACGCGAGAAGGGCTCGAGGAGCTGATTCGCTTTCTCGGCAAACAGGTCCTATCGCTGAGACAAACTCCGTGCGCGAGCAACTACTGA
- the rpmA gene encoding 50S ribosomal protein L27, translating into MATNKGGGSSRNGRDSNPQYLGVKAYGGQVVPAGSIIVRQRGTKFFPGFNVGMGKDHTLFAKISGVVKFDGGRARARVSVLPVSS; encoded by the coding sequence ATGGCAACAAATAAAGGCGGCGGATCATCCAGAAACGGTCGCGACAGCAATCCCCAATATCTCGGGGTCAAGGCTTACGGGGGGCAGGTCGTCCCTGCCGGGAGCATCATCGTGCGCCAGCGCGGGACCAAGTTCTTCCCCGGGTTCAACGTCGGCATGGGCAAGGACCATACCTTGTTTGCCAAGATTTCGGGCGTCGTCAAGTTCGACGGCGGACGCGCGCGCGCGCGGGTCAGTGTCCTCCCCGTTTCTTCTTGA
- the rplU gene encoding 50S ribosomal protein L21, with protein sequence MYAIIAAGGKQYRVEPGHVLQVEKLPGEVGATVELKDVRLVQGDQGVVIGQPTVASARVTAEILRQGRTRSIMVFKKKRRKNYRRTKGHRQAFTQIRITGIETK encoded by the coding sequence ATGTATGCCATCATCGCCGCAGGCGGAAAACAGTATCGTGTGGAGCCGGGCCACGTGCTCCAGGTTGAAAAGCTTCCCGGTGAAGTGGGCGCCACCGTTGAGTTGAAGGATGTCCGTTTGGTCCAGGGTGACCAGGGCGTCGTGATCGGGCAACCGACCGTCGCCTCCGCCCGCGTAACCGCGGAAATTCTTCGCCAGGGCAGGACCAGATCGATCATGGTCTTCAAGAAGAAGCGGCGGAAGAACTATCGCCGGACCAAGGGGCACCGGCAGGCCTTTACGCAGATCCGAATCACAGGCATCGAAACCAAGTAG
- a CDS encoding branched-chain amino acid transaminase, with the protein MQASEQIWMDGKFVPWGEANVHILTHSLHYGLAAFEGIRCYKGKQGSAIFRLQEHVDRLFESAHIAMMAIPYDKKQVTEAIIETVRVNKLDSCYIRPLVYIGYGMMGVHPGDNPIRLAIAAWRWGAYLGEEALTHGMRACVSSFTRHHVNVSMTRGKISGYYVNSILAKREAKANGYDEAILLDPDGYVAEGTGENVFIVRRGRLITTPLTSILEGITRSSLMQLARERNLQVVEERFTRDAMYVAEEAFVTGTAAEVTPIREIDGRRIGTGKPGPITTSLQQAFFAIVRGEDSAHSNWLTPV; encoded by the coding sequence ATGCAAGCAAGTGAACAAATCTGGATGGACGGCAAGTTTGTCCCCTGGGGCGAGGCAAACGTCCATATTCTGACCCATTCGCTCCACTATGGACTGGCTGCGTTTGAAGGGATCCGTTGCTACAAGGGCAAGCAGGGATCGGCCATCTTCCGGCTGCAGGAGCATGTGGACCGGCTGTTTGAATCGGCCCACATCGCGATGATGGCCATCCCCTACGACAAGAAACAGGTGACGGAGGCGATCATCGAAACCGTTCGCGTGAACAAGCTCGACAGTTGCTATATCCGCCCGCTCGTCTATATCGGGTACGGCATGATGGGTGTGCATCCCGGCGACAACCCGATCCGGCTCGCGATCGCGGCCTGGCGATGGGGCGCTTATTTGGGGGAGGAAGCCTTGACGCACGGCATGAGGGCCTGCGTCTCGTCGTTCACGCGGCACCATGTGAACGTGTCGATGACGAGGGGCAAGATCTCCGGCTACTACGTGAATTCCATCCTGGCCAAGCGGGAGGCCAAGGCGAACGGCTACGATGAGGCGATCCTGCTTGACCCCGACGGCTATGTGGCCGAGGGCACCGGCGAGAACGTGTTCATTGTGCGCCGGGGACGGCTCATCACCACCCCTTTGACCTCGATCTTGGAAGGCATCACGCGCAGCTCCCTCATGCAGCTCGCCCGCGAGCGGAATCTGCAGGTTGTGGAAGAACGCTTTACGCGGGATGCGATGTACGTGGCGGAGGAAGCCTTCGTGACGGGCACGGCCGCCGAGGTGACCCCCATCCGCGAGATCGACGGTCGCCGGATCGGAACCGGGAAGCCGGGGCCGATCACGACCTCGCTTCAACAGGCCTTCTTCGCCATCGTCCGGGGCGAGGATTCAGCCCACTCCAACTGGCTCACGCCGGTGTAA
- the secG gene encoding preprotein translocase subunit SecG, producing the protein MYTLLIIVHILTCFFMIATILLQSGKGAEIGAAFGGSSQTVFGSRGPANFLSKLTVACAAVFMVTSLTLAVLAKERTFSSTVIDLNKKESSTPSSSAPSSTDQKPAESAPSESSK; encoded by the coding sequence ATGTATACGCTGCTCATCATCGTTCATATTCTCACCTGTTTTTTCATGATCGCGACCATCCTGTTACAGTCCGGCAAGGGAGCGGAGATCGGAGCGGCGTTCGGCGGATCCTCCCAAACCGTCTTCGGGAGCCGCGGCCCCGCGAATTTCCTCAGCAAGCTGACCGTCGCCTGCGCGGCCGTATTCATGGTGACCTCGTTAACCCTGGCTGTGCTCGCCAAGGAACGGACTTTTTCTTCGACCGTCATCGACCTCAACAAGAAAGAATCGTCCACTCCATCATCCTCCGCCCCGTCTTCGACGGACCAAAAGCCCGCGGAGAGCGCCCCTTCTGAATCTTCGAAGTAA
- the tpiA gene encoding triose-phosphate isomerase produces MARNLIVGNWKMNRTASEAPSLVTRLLELVPAQLPVEVVLAPPFTSIPAVAQLLAAANHRLSLGAQNAFWEDRGAYTGEVSVPMLADLGCRYVILGHSERRHLLGEQDEAVNKKVKAVLRHGLFPILCVGETLAERQHGQTEAVIRRQLDAGLDGVAGQELKNLTIAYEPVWAIGTGQAASVEQAAEVHRQIRSVIGAIGGMAAGGAEALRILYGGSVTAHNIGDLLSSREIDGALVGGACLDPEVFAKIINIAAEKS; encoded by the coding sequence ATGGCACGCAACCTCATCGTCGGCAATTGGAAGATGAATCGGACGGCGTCTGAAGCGCCGTCCCTGGTCACCAGGCTGCTTGAGCTTGTTCCCGCTCAGCTCCCGGTCGAAGTCGTCCTGGCTCCTCCCTTCACCAGCATCCCCGCGGTGGCGCAGCTCCTCGCCGCCGCGAACCATCGACTATCGCTGGGGGCGCAGAATGCGTTTTGGGAAGATCGCGGGGCCTACACCGGAGAGGTCTCCGTCCCCATGCTCGCGGACCTGGGCTGCCGATACGTCATTCTGGGCCACTCAGAGCGCCGGCATCTCCTGGGAGAGCAGGACGAAGCCGTGAACAAGAAAGTGAAGGCCGTCCTCCGCCACGGGCTCTTCCCGATCCTTTGCGTGGGAGAAACCCTTGCCGAGCGCCAGCATGGACAGACCGAGGCGGTCATCCGGCGTCAACTCGATGCGGGCCTTGATGGGGTCGCCGGGCAGGAATTGAAGAATCTGACGATCGCCTACGAACCGGTCTGGGCCATCGGAACCGGCCAGGCGGCGAGCGTCGAACAGGCGGCGGAAGTCCATCGGCAGATCCGTTCGGTGATCGGCGCGATCGGAGGAATGGCCGCTGGCGGCGCCGAGGCGCTCCGCATCCTGTACGGCGGGAGCGTGACGGCGCACAACATCGGCGACCTTCTCTCCTCTCGCGAGATCGACGGCGCGTTAGTGGGCGGCGCTTGTCTCGATCCCGAAGTCTTTGCTAAGATCATCAACATTGCCGCAGAGAAAAGCTGA
- a CDS encoding phosphoglycerate kinase — MNLHKQTIDDITLKGQRVIIRADFNVPLDDALQITDDTRIRGTLPTINRAVDEGAKVILCSHLGRPKSKPDPKYSLAPVAKRLQRLLGKEVVFAPDCIGPGVEALVAKMKPGDVLLLENLRFHAGEEKNDDQFAKALASLGDVYINDAFGAAHRAHASIVGITKFIKTAAAGYLLKKEIEYLEGAVENPVRPFVAILGGAKVSGKIGVIENLGKRVDKVIIGGGMAFTFIKAMGYEIGNSLVENDMLDFARGIQDHAFSRGVKFYLPVDCVVAAGREPGAETKIVPIQEIPKDWYALDIGPASVKLFSEAVQNAKTILWNGPMGVFEVDAFARGTLAVAHAVANAYALTIVGGGDTALAVHRAGETDSMSFISTGGGAALELLEGKQLPGLTALPERAD, encoded by the coding sequence ATGAACCTGCACAAGCAGACGATCGACGACATCACACTCAAGGGTCAACGGGTCATCATCCGCGCGGACTTCAACGTGCCGTTGGACGACGCCCTGCAGATCACCGACGATACCAGGATTCGCGGCACCCTGCCGACGATCAATCGGGCGGTGGACGAGGGCGCGAAGGTGATCCTCTGTTCGCACCTCGGCCGTCCCAAGAGCAAGCCCGATCCCAAATACAGTCTGGCCCCGGTGGCCAAACGGTTGCAACGGCTCCTGGGCAAGGAAGTGGTGTTCGCTCCGGACTGCATCGGCCCGGGAGTCGAAGCCCTTGTGGCCAAGATGAAGCCGGGGGACGTGTTGCTGCTTGAAAACCTCCGGTTCCACGCCGGCGAAGAGAAGAACGACGATCAGTTCGCCAAGGCCCTGGCCTCGCTGGGCGACGTCTATATCAACGACGCGTTCGGCGCCGCGCACCGCGCGCACGCCTCGATCGTCGGGATCACCAAGTTCATCAAGACTGCGGCGGCCGGCTATCTGCTCAAGAAGGAAATCGAATATCTCGAAGGCGCGGTGGAAAACCCCGTGCGGCCGTTCGTCGCGATCCTGGGGGGAGCCAAGGTGTCCGGCAAGATCGGCGTGATCGAGAACCTGGGGAAGCGGGTGGACAAGGTGATCATCGGCGGCGGCATGGCCTTCACCTTCATCAAGGCGATGGGCTATGAGATCGGCAACTCGCTCGTGGAAAACGACATGCTGGATTTCGCCCGCGGCATCCAGGACCATGCGTTCTCGCGCGGAGTCAAGTTCTACCTGCCGGTGGACTGCGTGGTGGCCGCAGGCCGAGAGCCTGGCGCGGAAACCAAGATTGTGCCCATCCAGGAGATTCCCAAGGATTGGTATGCGTTGGACATCGGGCCGGCCTCGGTGAAGCTGTTCAGCGAAGCAGTTCAAAACGCCAAGACGATACTCTGGAACGGCCCGATGGGCGTCTTCGAGGTCGATGCCTTCGCCAGGGGCACGTTGGCCGTCGCCCATGCCGTCGCCAATGCCTATGCCCTGACGATCGTCGGGGGAGGAGACACGGCCTTGGCCGTGCACCGCGCCGGCGAAACGGACAGCATGTCGTTCATCTCAACCGGTGGCGGCGCGGCCCTCGAACTCCTGGAAGGCAAGCAATTGCCTGGGTTGACCGCCCTGCCCGAACGGGCCGACTAG
- the gap gene encoding type I glyceraldehyde-3-phosphate dehydrogenase, whose product MAIRVGINGFGRIGRNVLRASFQDPSLEFVAINDLTDAKTLAYLLEYDSVHGRLNASVSHKEDAILVNGKPLAVLAKKDPKDLPWKDLGVEIVIESTGRFTDREGAGRHLAAGAKRVVISAPAKDPDVTIVMGVNDGAYDPTKHTIVSNASCTTNCLAPVAKVLLDSFGIKHGVMTTIHSYTNDQQLLDLPHKDLRRARAAAMSMIPTSTGAAKALHLVLPQLKGKMDGMAIRVPTPNVSLVDLSVETEKDCDAASINAAFKKAAEGPLKHILQYSDAPIVSIDQKGDPHSATLDAPLTTVLEGRMVKVIAWYDNEWGYSCRVRDLIKMMAAKG is encoded by the coding sequence ATGGCAATCCGTGTCGGCATCAATGGGTTTGGAAGGATCGGGCGAAACGTGTTGCGCGCGTCCTTCCAAGACCCTTCGCTGGAATTCGTCGCGATCAACGACCTGACCGACGCCAAGACGTTGGCTTATCTGCTGGAATATGACTCTGTGCACGGGCGCCTGAACGCCTCGGTCTCTCACAAGGAAGACGCCATCCTCGTCAACGGGAAGCCCCTGGCTGTGCTCGCCAAGAAAGATCCCAAGGACCTGCCCTGGAAAGACCTCGGCGTCGAGATCGTCATTGAATCCACCGGACGCTTCACCGACCGGGAGGGAGCCGGCCGCCATCTGGCCGCGGGAGCCAAGCGCGTGGTGATCTCAGCCCCGGCGAAGGACCCGGATGTGACGATTGTCATGGGCGTCAACGACGGCGCCTATGATCCGACGAAACACACGATCGTGTCCAACGCCTCCTGCACGACCAACTGTCTCGCGCCAGTGGCCAAGGTGCTGCTCGACAGTTTCGGCATCAAGCACGGCGTGATGACGACCATCCATTCCTACACGAACGATCAGCAACTTCTGGATTTGCCCCACAAAGACCTGCGCCGGGCCAGGGCCGCCGCGATGTCCATGATCCCGACCAGCACCGGCGCCGCCAAGGCCCTGCATTTGGTTCTGCCGCAGTTGAAGGGAAAGATGGACGGGATGGCGATTCGCGTGCCCACGCCGAACGTGTCGCTGGTGGACCTCTCCGTCGAGACCGAGAAGGACTGCGACGCGGCGTCGATCAATGCGGCCTTCAAGAAGGCCGCCGAAGGACCGCTCAAGCACATTCTGCAATACTCCGATGCGCCGATCGTCTCGATCGACCAGAAAGGCGACCCCCATTCCGCCACCTTGGACGCGCCGCTGACTACGGTGCTGGAGGGCCGCATGGTCAAGGTCATCGCCTGGTACGACAACGAATGGGGCTACTCCTGTCGTGTGCGAGACCTTATCAAGATGATGGCGGCCAAGGGATGA